A window of Nomascus leucogenys isolate Asia chromosome X, Asia_NLE_v1, whole genome shotgun sequence contains these coding sequences:
- the AVPR2 gene encoding vasopressin V2 receptor, with translation MESRSEHPATFTPPPSCPGAQRGPQNTCPGPTMLMASTTSGPLPDPCPAVPGHPSLPSLPSNSSQERPLDTRDPLLAQAELALLSMVFVAVALSNGLVLAALARRGRRGHWAPIHVFIGHLCLADLAVALFQVLPQLAWKATDRFRGPDALCRAVKYLQMVGMYASSYMILAMTLDRHRAICRPMLAYRRGGGAHWNRPVLVAWAFSLLLSLPQLFIFAQRNVEGGSGVTDCWAYFAEPWGRRTYVTWIALMVFVAPTLGIAACQVLIFREIHASLVPGPSERPGGHRRGRRTGSPGEGAHVSAAVAKTVRMTLVIVVVYVLCWAPFFLVQLWAAWDPEAPLEGAPFVLLMLLASLNSCTNPWIYASFSSSVSSELRSLLCCARGRTPPSLGPQDESCTTASSSLAKDTSS, from the exons ATGGAAAGCAGATCTGAGCACCCAGCCACCTTCACGCCACCgcccagctgcccaggagcccAGCGAG GCCCTCAGAACACCTGCCCCGGCCCCACCATGCTCATGGCGTCCACCACTTCTG GCCCTCTTCCTGACCCCTGCCCAGCTGTGCCTGGGCATCCCTCTctgcccagcctgcccagcaACAGCAGCCAGGAGAGGCCACTGGACACCCGGGACCCGCTGCTAGCCCAGGCGGAGCTGGCGCTGCTCTCCATGGTCTTTGTGGCCGTGGCCCTGAGCAATGGCCTGGTGCTGGCGGCCCTAGCTCGGCGAGGCCGGCGGGGCCACTGGGCACCCATACACGTCTTCATTGGCCACTTGTGCCTGGCCGACCTGGCTGTGGCTCTGTTCCAAGTGCTGCCCCAGCTGGCCTGGAAGGCCACTGACCGCTTCCGTGGGCCAGATGCCCTGTGTCGGGCCGTGAAGTATCTGCAGATGGTGGGCATGTATGCCTCCTCCTACATGATCCTGGCCATGACGCTGGACCGCCACCGCGCCATCTGCCGCCCCATGCTGGCGTACCGCCGTGGAGGTGGGGCTCACTGGAACCGGCCGGTGCTGGTGGCTTGGGCCTTCTCGCTCCTTCTCAGCCTGCCCCAGCTCTTCATCTTCGCCCAGCGCAACGTGGAAGGTGGCAGCGGGGTCACTGACTGCTGGGCCTACTTTGCGGAGCCCTGGGGCCGTCGCACCTACGTCACCTGGATCGCCCTGATGGTGTTCGTGGCACCTACCCTGGGTATCGCCGCCTGCCAGGTGCTCATCTTCCGGGAGATTCACGCCAGTCTGGTGCCAGGGCCGTCAGAGAGGCCTGGGGGGCACCGTAGGGGACGCCGGACAGGCAGCCCCGGTGAGGGAGCCCATGTGTCAGCAGCTGTGGCCAAGACTGTGAGGATGACGCTAGTGATTGTGGTGGTCTACGTGCTGTGCTGGGCACCCTTCTTCCTGGTGCAGCTGTGGGCCGCGTGGGACCCGGAGGCACCTCTGGAAG GGGCGCCCTTCGTGCTGCTCATGTTGCTGGCCAGCCTCAACAGCTGCACCAACCCCTGGATCTATGCGTCCTTCAGCAGCAGCGTCTCCTCAGAGCTGCGAAGCTTGCTCTGCTGTGCCCGGGGGCGCACCCCACCCAGCCTGGGTCCCCAAGACGAGTCCTGCACCACCGCCAGCTCCTCCCTGGCCAAGGACACTTCATCCTGA